In Engraulis encrasicolus isolate BLACKSEA-1 chromosome 15, IST_EnEncr_1.0, whole genome shotgun sequence, the genomic window GACTGACTGGGTTGGAGACGTTACAGGTGAAGACTGAGTCCTGGTTCTCATGACTGATCTGTGGTCCCGTCTGTCCGCTCATCCCTGCAGTTGGTAGTCCAGGCCCTGACCAGCTGTACACCAGACTGTCACCCACTGCTACACAGTGTAGGATATCCATGGTACCATTGATTTGACAGATTATCATTATCTCTGTCACAGGGTCTGGTACAAAAATGGTATAAAACACAATGTACATAGGTTTTATTTGCCATCCAGGGGAAGGGCTGATATTCTTTTCTAACCACTAGCTACTGTGTACTGCTTACATTTTGGAATGTAAAATAATAactgcatttgtatagcacaatattatacaaggcatgcagctcaaagtgctgaacaaatgaataaacatcaatgttaaagatgagaaaataaaaactgaagtagaaaggagagacagaaacaagaaagaatagcaagatGACAAAAGAAGAAACAAGATGGAATAGAGAAACTAAGTAGAAAGTAAGTAGatgtagagaaaatgaaataagttTGAAGAGCTTAAAGAGGACATAAGTGGAaattgagtgcgtttacatgcagttcagtatcccgaatatgatcgggatactAAGTATCCCAAATTAgcatttgagcatataaacaccttttcccgactttTCAGTATCCCGCATAAGCCCTTATTCAGGATACTGAGAAATCTGGATATGCTGGGTGGAGTATTCCGTcagaagtcgggatactgacgcatgtaaacaccttatcccgaatacaggggcttcccatagaacgctgttgctgatATCCAGCCTACACagatttgaagagaattctacaacagtcaagaatgtagactgggatataacgctctgtgctcatattaacaccttatcccgaatatgatcataatcaggatatgcctcatattcaggatactgaactgcatataaatacACTCAATATAGAGGCATAATGGGGGTTTGGCCCAGGATAAGTGATAAATAGTCCACAGGGTTTGGCCCAGGATAAGTGATAAATAGTCACAGTGAATgaggcgctcagatgtggccccttgTGGTAGTCTTCCTGACTAAAATATCTAGTATGTAGTAGAGTTCATATCTGTAGAATATGCAGtacaatatttttaaaaatatatgatTATAACTACTACAATTGCTTCAGTCCAAAACATGATAGCAATAATACAGTGTTCTTACCCATTATTTGTAGTTCATATGTAACATTTGTAAGTGGTGATGTTCCAGCCACTCGAATTTCTGATTCATACAGCCCACTATCATCTTTGGCCAGGTTGATGATGGTCACATCTCCAGTGTTTGTGTTTACCATCATCCGCCCATTGAATGGCATATATTCACTGGGAACACCACTGGTATTGTCCCACTCCACCATTTTGTTGCCTTTGTGTTTCCACAGAATGTATTCTATCTCTCCTTGCTGGACCCTTGTCTCTAACGTTACATTTCCATGAGTGGGCGCATGGATGGTATTCGAAATTGTGCCTGAAAAGGAAACGAATCATGTAACACATCAGTGTAAAGGTAAAAGGTTTGATAATcaataatatttaatatttaggcCTAATAGTCATTTGTCAGTACTATCATTATTATACGATGTCTTTTGCCATTatatacacgtaggcctacaatatcCTTTAATGTGCGCTGCATGTTTCTTAGTGAAAGAAAGTAGTTTCGGACTACACTGGCATTATTCATGGTTTGATAAAGGGGCTACTAAACTATTGAAATGCAGCCATGTTTTTTTCTGGAGGAGTCACAGAAAATACAGCACTTTGTTATTATTTCAATGATCAGCTTCTTCAGTTCTTTTAAGAAAGGTGTTTATCTctaccagggttggactgggatcGAAAAACGGCCCGGTCATTTTTGGCTGCATTTTTCTTCTCACAAAGACCCCTCGTTTTtcaacgacatggttgacccagtccattgtctatattaaagatggaccaatgggctaccTCATCTAAACATTAGCACCAAAAATAAACCGGCAATCGGCCCctaaggactgtcggcccaccgggaaaatgccctgtatgccagattaccagtccagccctgatctctACACAGCACTATATTATTCACTGGTATCAAAGGTCAGGGTGGCTCTCCAAGCCGTAATAAAGCAGTACTGTAAAAGAAGGCTGATTATATTGGTGTTGTCTCGTGGAAATAGATGACAGTGTTTCATTGTGTGACaaaagttaaataaataaacgtaGCCTacaattagccctgaagaaggttgcCCACGATCGAAACGCGTCGGCTATCAATGGTGTCCATGTAATAATTacagtgcctcggaccctctctctctacttcaagtttgcaactttggataTCGATGACCACCTGAAGGTTTTACGCAATTACCTCTCTCTTTCCTAAATACACAGATTTACAGAAATCGCAAGCTTTAACTGTTTAACAACTGTTTACAATCAAATCCACAAGATTTGATATTGCCTTTCAGATAAGGAAATCACAGACACAGTCCTAGGTCTAATATCTAatgactattattactattactgtgtgtgtgtgtgtgtgtgtgtgtgtgtgtgtgtgtgtgtgtgtgtgtgtgtgtgtgtgtgtgagcaacttCTCACGTGACACTTGGCGCCTTCTTTGCAGCCTCCAGAGCCGATGTGGGATTGTGAATGAGTATTTAATAGCACTCTGACTgaactgtatagttgtgatattgtgctatataaatacattttaattgAATGATTGTTAGCTTCCATGACCATGCTCCTTTAGCCAAGGCTGAGTTAGCCAACATGCTAATGGATTGAGCAAAGCCCACTCGACTACCTTACCGATGTTAAACTTGATGATCAACAAGTCATGCTTACCGTGAAAAAGGGTGAAAACAATGAAGAAAACTATTTGGATGTTTCTCTCTGAGCTTCCCATGATTAGACTGTCGAAGGATTTCTCTGGTCTCCGTCTGGAGGAATAAGTGAAACTGCAACAGCACTGCATAGATATTTGATTAATGTTTAACTAGGTGAACTTGAACCGAGCCCAGATTGCCTTAAGGATAAGGGAGGATATTTCAAAAGGTAAAACTGTAGTTGGATAAAACCCCCATTTTGATATTCAAGGGTCACAGACAGTAGTAATAGTTCTTAGCGCTGTATTGTTTTATGTAATTGATATCTAAATAAAAAGTTTATCTTTGACAGAACGTCTCCATCATACTTGGACTCTACTCAAGTTGGCCCACATAGGCCTATGCTAGCCTATAAAGATATGAAAGTGTGAATTTGGTACACTAAACCCACATGGCATGATCAAACCATGTGAATCTGATATGAGTGTTTTGgtgttaatgaatgaatgaatgaatgcttttatttgacatcttcagttcatataaataaaataaatacataattgagtttcatataaaccgcaccacatacttaaatttaAAAAAACGGTCGGAAAGCtcggaagcttatttccattgtggtctttggtgtttagtggtgttaatggcagcagttgttaaaatgacaagagtagcactgggaccaaactaAAACTATAACACATTAAATACATAGCATGCACATAACACATATTCTTTCCACTTAAAGTAATATACTACACTGACTGATCTCTAAACCGTTTTTTTCAAAGGCCATTTAAAACCATCTAGGCTATTGATCATCTTAATATTACCTGGTAACATATTCCACAAGCTAGATGCAACATGGAAGAATGGTCTTTGTTCCCAAGTGAAAGAAATATGTGCAGATGCATTATACAAGTTTTATAGATTTGTGTTTTATACATTTGCATCACACATTTGTGTCAGGGCAAATGGAGACATCATGTCCCCTACCCCGACCTCTGAAACCCTCACCTCACTGTCCACTAACTCTCTGACAACTTTGTCAAGGCTAAGGCTGTCCTTGCCACAACTGTATATGTGGGTACATACCTTGCCAGGTTGGGAGTCATACAAGTCTGGCTGCTGTTGTTCGATTCTTTGTGGTTTATTATCTGTCTTTGCCTCATTGAACTTTTTTTCTAGTCTCTTCTAAATTGAGTATCACCCGTTGTTCTTGTGCCGAATCTATCATGTCCTTGTTTTCCCCCCATGTTTCTCTACATACTCTCTGACCAGTCTCTGACTGGTTTGGAAAGAGCTGTGAGCATTGCCTTCCTAAATTGTGTGGTATGTAAATCATCCGCACTACGGTGACTTCCTGCTATATCGGTCCATGTCCACTTCCCGCTATATCAGTCCCTTTGGTCTTACAAAACAACTCTGTAATGTCCTGCCAATCTTTGTAAGTAAAAGCCAGTGTATGCATACCACCTGGCGGTTCTGGATATCGTCTTCGAATCGCAGTACCGATGTCAGGAGCAAAGAGCGCAAATGATGTGGAATCTGGTATTTCTCTAATACTGCTTGCATTTCCACCCGTCCCATTTCCCATGGGCTAATTTGCTCACATATGGCTGCGCGCCAATCTCCAAGCGCTAAttgttgttttgtatttttgATTTCTTTTGTTGTTTTCAGTATTTATTTTGGTTTCTTTCTGTGTTCCTCTGTGCACATCCCCTGGGGCATTGGTCAGGTTTGCAGGGCCTGTGTGGGCCTCACATCTTGTTCCTCACAACTTCCAGGGCTGGTTAAATTGTCTTGCTGTGCCCTTTGTGgggattcaatttttttttatcaatTTTTATCAATGATCTCCCAACAGCCTGCCTAGATTTCTTCCCTATTTtacatttttcccggaaatatcccggatttttcacattatcaaaaaaacggtccagtaattatacccacggccctgtccgacgagccacaccccctcttgaagagagagacagagggtcttgcttatcaagcaaccggccagaagattgtatgccagatgtcaccaagaattgaagtttcttgaaaatacgagctgtctgtcaccctcgagctccgtagttttctagcgcttgtgcgcccactcttttcctcagaaaccgcgtccgttcatgcaacgcataaaacagcctcggaacagcgaatcatgcgattaacctaatcacaacctttAGGCTTTAGGCTAAGTTTTGCAGCACGAACAGGCAATTCATGCGACAAAACAATAAGAAGAAACtaattgcgctcatttcattgttttgttttcattacattgtttttccacgctgtaaaacgtgttctgagggattttagacaggactgtctttgcacgcgcgctgttgtgaaaagcagatagaacgcaccgtccgatccgtctctgtcatcccgttgactgtcagaatttggcctttagaaaatttcccggattttgtcttaaaatatggtaattttccGGGATTCTGGgtgctcaaagttgacaggtatggttcaGGCAGAGTTCCAGGAAACACGTACAATTACACACATCATGGCATAAACTTCAAGAATCACACAGTTCTAAACAAACCATGCAAGGTTATTTCAGTTATATATTCACACAAATCATGCAACGCCACACCAAGCTGTAGTAAACATTATTGAAAGATGTTTGACCATGCCCAGCGTACATAAACAAACAAGAGTTACCTCCATGCTACAACTGGAGCCTAAACAAACGTGCCTCTTCAGTCTGCGCCCCAGGCCGTCAGAGAGAAGGCCCACTACAATACATCAACATCAAACAAGTTAAACATTGTAAAACACAGTTGTTGCAATAAATTCACAGGAGCACAGGTAAAACAATAAACATACCTCCTATAACTGCAGCCATGATCAAAGCCTCGGACACACCACACC contains:
- the LOC134464517 gene encoding uncharacterized protein LOC134464517; translation: MGSSERNIQIVFFIVFTLFHGTISNTIHAPTHGNVTLETRVQQGEIEYILWKHKGNKMVEWDNTSGVPSEYMPFNGRMMVNTNTGDVTIINLAKDDSGLYESEIRVAGTSPLTNVTYELQIMDPVTEIMIICQINGTMDILHCVAVGDSLVYSWSGPGLPTAGMSGQTGPQISHENQDSVFTCNVSNPVSHGSVSLHASDCSTSGNPLITVLILLVMLLLSAGAAAGFWYFNRRRKAKVAITRREDNRAETEHWISNPRDNSFNDKSQKNFTLSRMAQEKQGSLRLNNKQNSFTGGFTSFFSLKRKEGTQEKGEGEEMTQMRVIQDSNLEACETASPTGDSGDISAPTTEPSNYGTSEISNSIGEQPTYT